One Drechmeria coniospora strain ARSEF 6962 chromosome 01, whole genome shotgun sequence genomic region harbors:
- a CDS encoding DUF92 domain protein, whose protein sequence is MKAIIAIPATLALVIRASKKNSLTPAGLVAATLTAAAHAYHPWNLPFVLLCVFFLAGTRVTHIKENVKATMTVQSRGTPGGEGPRTHVQVFANSLMASILTVLHALQLRSRAAALADPTTPKPAGTLCYSWGGDLLVVGIIANYAAVAADTFSSELGILSSSQPRLISSWTLRKVPRGTNGGVTMLGLGAALLGSMVIVTAAMLFLPSCTPDAAEAWGGGVPWTMERRRTFMGFLVLWGALGSLLDSLLGGIFQRSVRDVRTGKIVEGEGGSRVLVSAAADLAAATGVSGARAEAKATRLGGESEEISVVDEGSDEGTSKMGKYDMRNKHRRPSFGDQRPSRVVESGWDLLDNNDVNFLMASLMSVGAMAVASWFWGVPIESVMQI, encoded by the exons ATGAAAGCGATCATCGCCATTCCGGCGACGCTCGCGCTCGTCATTCGTGCCTCGAAGAAGAATTCCCTCACacccgccggcctcgtcgcggcgacgctgacggccgccgcccacgcctACCATCCTTGGAACCTGCCCTTTGTCCTGCTCTGcgtcttcttcctcgccggcacaCGCGTGACTCAC ATCAAGGAAAATGTAAAGGCCACGATGACGGTGCAATCCCGCGGCACGCCCGGTGGCGAGGGACCTCGAACACATGTCCAAG TCTTTGCAAACTcgttgatggcctcgatCCTCACCGTCCTCCACGCGCTTCAGCTGCGCTCTcgagccgccgccctcgccgacccgacgacgcccaagCCGGCGGGCACGCTCTGCTACTCGTGGGGCGGTGACCTCTTGGTGGTCGGAATCATTGCCAActacgccgccgtcgcggccgacaCCTTCAGCTCTGAGCTCGGCATCCTATCCAGCAGTCAGCCCCGGCTGATCTCATCCTGGACGCTGCGCAAGGTCCCCCGCGGAACCAACGGCGGCGTGACGAtgctcgggctcggcgccgccttgcTCGGCTCCATGGTCatcgtgacggcggcgatgctgtTCCTGCCGAGCTGCACGccggacgcggccgaggcgtggGGAGGCGGTGTTCCGTGGACGATGGAGCGTCGCCGCACCTTTATGGGCTTCCTCGTGCTCTGGGGGGCGCTGGGAAGCTTGCTCGACAGCCTTCTCGGCGGCATCTTTCAACGATCCGTCCGGGATGTGCGGACGGGCAAGAttgtcgagggcgagggcggcagcCGCGTGCTGGTGTCGGCCGCCGCAGAtttggccgccgccaccggcgTCTCAGGCGCGCGCGCGGAAGCGAAAGCCACGAGACTCGggggcgagagcgaggagatctcggtcgtcgacgagggctcGGACGAGGGCACGAGCAAGATGGGCAAGTACGACATGAGGAACAAACATCGCCGGCCCAGCTTTGGAGATCAGCGTCCGTCGCGTGTGGTGGAGAGCGGCTGGGACCTGCTGGACAACAACGACGTCAACTTCCTCATGGCATCGCTTATGAgcgtcggcgccatggccgtcgcgagTTGGTTCTGGGGTGTGCCGATTGAGTCTGTCATGCAGATATGA
- a CDS encoding putative BAR adaptor protein, translated as MSFKGFQKSLTRAPQQFRAKFNIGENTKDAVYIDAERRFQELEKETKKLHDESTKYFEAINGMLNHQIEFSKATSEIYKPISGRMSDPDSIRPEGNPEGIAACEEYEAIVKELQETLAPELEMIESRIIRPANELMDVIKVIRKTAVKREHKRLDYDRHRTTLKKFQDKKERSAKDEKAMWKAEGDAEQATQDFDYFNDLLKDELPKLFTLEREFIQPLFQSFYYMQLNIFYTLHERMQRCDIGYFDLTREIEEAFEEKRGDIQEQAEALSICRWKTTGRPRPPKYGNRPAAIESGKQPGLLSPGPNATASGRTSGSSRTSMDSADRNPPPPYSPGRKPSSPGLSMIAAAKSKPPPPKPKPKALVAAPATETVTALYDYAAQAEGDLSFRTGDVIEIIHKTQNENEWWTGRLHGKQGQFPGNYVQGN; from the exons ATGAGCTTCAAGGGCTTTCAGAAGAGCCTCACGCGG GCACCCCAGCAGTTCAGGGCCAAGTTCAACATTGGCGAGAACACGAAAGACGCCGTCTacatcgacgccgagcgtcGCTTCCAGGAGCTCGAAAAGGAGACGAAGAAGCTGCACGATGAGTCGACAAAGTACttcgaggccatcaacgGCATGCTCAACCACCAGATCGAGTTCAGCAAGGCCACGTCGGAGATATACAAGCCCATCTCCGGCCGCATGTCCGACCCCGACTCCATCCGACCCGAGGGCAACCCCGAGGGCATCGCCGCCTGCGAAGAGTACGAAGCCATCGTCAAGGAGCTGCAGGAGACGCTGGCGCCGGAGCTCGAGATGATCGAGAGCAGGATCATCCGACCGGCGAACGAGCTCATGGACGTCATCAAGGTCATCCGGAAGACGGCCGTGAAGCGCGAGCACAAGCGCCTCGACTACGACCGCCACCGCACCACGCTCAAGAAGTTTCAGGACAAGAAGGAGCGCAGCGCCAAGGATGAAAAGGCCATGTGGAAGGCCGaaggcgacgccgagcaggcGACCCAAGACTTTGACTACTTCAACGACCTCCTCAAGGACGAGCTGCCCAAGCTCTTCACCCTCGAGCGCGAGTTCATCCAACCCCTGTTCCAATCCTTCTACTACATGCAGCTCAACATCTTTTACACCCTACACGAGCGCATGCAGCGCTGCGACATTGGCTACTTTGACCTGACGCGCGAGATCGAGGAGGCCTTCGAGGAGAAGCGGGGTGACATTCAAGAACAAGCCGAGGCCCTCTCCATCTGTCGCTGGAAGACGACGGGTCGGCCACGCCCGCCGAAATACGGCAACCGACCAGCCGCCATCGAGTCTGGCAAGCAACCGGGGCTCCTGTCCCCCGGGCCCAACGCGACGGCCAGCGGCCGCACGAGCGGCTCTTCGCGGACGTCGATGGATTCCGCCGACCGCAACCCTCCTCCGCCGTACTCGCCCGGCAGAAAGCCCAGCAGCCCGGGTCTGTCGATGATTGCGGCGGCAAAGTCCAAGCCTCCTCCGCCCAAGCCCAAGCCCAAGGCGCTCGTGGCCGCACCCGCGACCGAGACGGTCACGGCCCTGTACGACTACGCGGCACAGGCAGAGGGCGACCTGAGCTTCCGCACGGGCGACGTCATCGAAATCATACACAAGACGCAAAACGAGAACGAGTGGTGGACGGGTCGGCTGCACGGCAAGCAGGGTCAATTCCCAG GCAACTACGTTCAGGGAAATTAA
- a CDS encoding putative Cysteine desulfurase, mitochondrial precursor, which yields MTRLASCALRSARSVSASSAAVAPLRRGVAAPPLAALVAMGRGRPSPSSRRGYVSESKTDHAKVETAIKLDKKDFADVPPPPMGAPTDGSVSPIAEVLRQAAVMEEGQRPIYLDMQSTTPVDPRVLDAMMPYYVGVYGNPHSRTHAYGWESEKAVEEAREHVAKLIGADAKEIIFTSGATESNNMSIKGVARFFGRSGKKKHIITTQTEHKCVLDSCRHLQDEGFDVTYLPVQHNGLVSMQELEAAVRPETALVSIMTVNNEIGVIQPIAEIGKLCRERKVFFHTDAAQAVGKIPLDVNGMNIDLMSISSHKIYGPKGIGACYVRRRPRVRLDPLITGGGQERGLRSGTLAPPLVAGFGEACRIAAQEMEYDSKRIKHLSDRLLKGLLSLEHTSQNGDADAFYPGCVNVSFAYVEGESLLMALKDIALSSGSACTSASLEPSYVLRALGNSDESAHSSIRFGIGRFTTEAEIDYVLKAVRERVNFLRELSPLWELVQEGIDLSTIQWSQH from the exons ATGACCAGACTTGCATCGTGCGCGCTGAGGTCGGCTCGCTCCGTGAGCGCTTCGAGCGCCGCGGTGGCGCCTCTGCGACGGGGTGTCGCCGCCCCTCCCCTGGCCGCCCTGGTGGCGATGGGGagagggcggccgagcccgagctcgCGACGAGGCTATGTGTCCGAATCGAAAACGGACCACGCCAAGGTCGAGACGGCCATCAAGCTCGACAAGAAGGACTTTGCCGACGTCCCTCCCCCTCCGATGGGGGCGCCGACCGACGGCTCCGTCAGCCCCATCGCCG AGGTTCTCCGGCAAGCGGCGGTGATGGAGGAAGGTCAGAGGCCCATCTACCTCGACATGCAGTCCACGACGCCGGTGGACCcccgcgtcctcgacgccatgATGCCCTACTACGTCGGCGTCTACGGCAACCCTCATTCCCGGACGCACGCCTACGGCTGGGAGAGCGAgaaggcggtcgaggaggcaCGCGAGCACGTGGCCAAGctcatcggcgccgacgccaaggAAATCATCTTCACGAGCGGCGCGACGGAGAGCAACAACATGAGCATCAAGGGCGTCGCTCGATTCTTCGGCCGGTCGGGCAAGAAGAAGCACATCATCACGACGCAgacggagcacaagtgcgTCCTCGACAGCTGCCGGCACCTGCAGGACGAGGGATTCGACGTCACCTACCTGCCGGTCCAGCACAACGGTTTGGTCAGCAtgcaggagctcgaggccgccgtccggCCCGAGACGGCCCTCGTCAGCATCATGACGGTCAACAACGAGATTGGCGTCATCCAGCCCATCGCCGAGATTGGCAAGCTGTGCCGCGAGCGCAAGGTCTTCTTCCACACGGACGCCGCTCAGGCGGTCGGCAAGATCCCCCTCGACGTGAACGGCATGAACATTGACCTCATGTCCATCTCCTCTCACAAGATCTACGGACCCAAAGGCATCGGCGCCTGCTACGTCCGGAGACGACCGAGGGTCCGGCTGGACCCCCTCATCACGGGCGGCGGTCAGGAGCGAGGACTCCGGAGCGGCACGCTGGCAccgcccctcgtcgccggctttGGCGAAGCCTGCCGCATCGCCGCGCAGGAGATGGAG TACGACTCGAAGCGGATCAAGCACCTTTCCGACCGACTCCTCAAGGGCCTCCTGTCGCTAGAGCACACGTCGCagaacggcgacgccgacgcctttTACCCTGGCTGCGTCAACGTTTCCTTTGCCTACGTCGAGGGCGAATCTCTCCTCATGGCCCTCAAGGACATTGCGCTCTCGTCCGGCAGCGCCTgcacgtcggcctcgctcgaGCCGAGCTACGTCCTCCGCGCGCTCGGCAACAGCGACGAGAGCGCGCACAGCAGCATCcgcttcggcatcggccgcttcaccaccgaggccgagatcgaCTACGTCCTCAAGGCGGTTCGGGAGCGCGTCAACTTTTTGCGGGAGCTGAGCCCGCTGTGGGAGCTGGTGCAGGAGGGCATCGACCTGAGCACGATCCAGTGGAGCCAGCACtga